In Aliiglaciecola sp. LCG003, a genomic segment contains:
- the syd gene encoding SecY-interacting protein: MGIHSALDRFVTDYIQAHHDASQPMVLQFDQNWPSPCYQQQGEQDEWVPWLPVRQNQHATLTDFEQALDLKVNPQLSEYFTCYWSENLNAKTPRGNLQLLLPWNQADFERLQQNLIGHVLMKRRLKQPETLFFAVTDEDDFFISIDNASGRVMLEQVGLEPTEVLAENLVEFLQQLQPRI; the protein is encoded by the coding sequence GTGGGAATTCATTCAGCACTAGATAGATTTGTAACCGATTATATCCAAGCCCATCACGATGCATCCCAGCCTATGGTGCTTCAATTTGACCAAAACTGGCCATCTCCCTGTTATCAGCAACAAGGAGAGCAAGATGAATGGGTCCCTTGGTTGCCGGTTCGCCAAAATCAGCATGCCACCCTAACAGATTTTGAGCAAGCGCTGGATCTTAAAGTAAACCCGCAACTAAGCGAGTATTTTACCTGTTACTGGAGTGAAAATCTCAATGCCAAGACTCCAAGAGGAAACTTACAGCTGTTATTGCCATGGAATCAAGCTGATTTTGAAAGACTTCAGCAAAACCTGATTGGCCACGTATTAATGAAGCGGCGTTTGAAGCAACCCGAAACCTTATTTTTTGCCGTGACTGACGAAGATGATTTTTTCATATCCATCGATAATGCCTCTGGCCGCGTGATGTTGGAACAAGTGGGTTTGGAGCCAACTGAAGTCTTGGCTGAAAATCTAGTTGAATTCTTACAACAACTGCAGCCTCGGATTTAA